GTGTCTCCAATCCTATCTTCAGACGATGGAATGGTGAAAGTAGGCCTGAATTCCGTTGGTTGGAGTCTTTCTTGCGCTAGAGTCTCATTTTCCCTCCTTCCCAGGCCTAGAGGAGCCTGGTGAGGGTTTTTGGGTTAACCCTCGCCTCTTTTTGGCATTTTAGGAAAAGATGGAAAATAAGAATTTGCATATTTAACTTCTGTCCAGACCATTCTGCCGGAGCGGTGCCGTCGTGGCGGAACCATGTCCGCTCTAGCGGTATAGTGGGGTCTGGTTGGCTTAATTTCTCACAGACTTCCATCTCTCCTTAGTAACAACGGCTCGGATCGTTGCACGTTCCTAATTTTTTCGGCATTTAACCAAGGCGGTGTTTGCTTCACCTTTTGGTTTGTTGTTGCGAGCAACAGTGCTCTATAGTTATGACTTATCGCTAATATCGTTGGAGTCGGAGGGAAGGATGAGGCGGCGCTAACGATTATTTGCTGGTGAATCGCTAATCATGAAAGTAAATTTAAAAAACCCTAAATCAATAGAGTTTTATCTTAACATTTGAAATCAGAAGACAAAACAACTAAAATTTTATCAGAGATACATGACTTTGAATAATGATTAAATAGATACAAACCTCAAATTGGTGTATGGTtgtttcaaatttcaattttaaggATTTAATGGTGGAAATAGTGATGAAGAGAAAGAAGGGAGGAAGGAAGAGAGAATGGAGAATGATGATGGAGAACTTAGGTGGGAGGTtgatgagagagagagagttgatTGACATTGAAGCGTTAGTTAGGGATGGTTTAATTGtgcaaataattaatttaggctatttttttagaaatatgtgtatatgaacgtatttttttcaatatatgGTATAAAACTCTTAACTAGCGGtaatatatgtaattattttaaaatatagatagaattagaaaaatatagatACAATTAATATATATGATAGTGATGTATGTATAATAAGGTAGTTTTTCCTGCCATTTATTTTGTTGTGGATCCATAAACTAGTTATGACACTAATGTATGTGATGATGAAAATTACACGGTTTGATAATTCATAATTTCAATTATGCTGTTATAAATTGATTGCTACTAATAATTTATGTTTGTAGTAACAAGTAGTATATAGTATGGccaaaagatgaaaagaatagGAACACGCCAGAGATGCACACCAAAATTCCTGTCCAAATTGTcatttatcttatcttatttatcaTGTGCAGGTTGGAACCTTCGAGGTCTCCTCTATCATCCCCCTACCTTTTCGTCAATAGAAAATTAGACAATGATGCTATATGTCAATACATACCCCCTTTTTCAACCTCCACTCACTCCCAATTTCTTTGGTCTTCATTTAttctttttctgaaaaatatgTTTTCTATATAAATGCTATTACAAGAAGGGATTATTCTTGTCGAAGTTGTTCCACAATAGTTATTATTTACACcagtaaatacatatatttatgtTCCTACACATTGTAGCGGTCAGGGTGGAGCTACAATGGTGTCAGAGTGTCCAGTTGGATATCATTTGtctgaaaataatattatatatattgataaaattttactttatattGGTATATATAGTATTTGGAACACTCTTAGAAAACAAAAGAAAGCCCATATTGCAGTGGCTAGGACGGTCACGAAGCCACAAGTCGCCCAGGTTTGATTCCTGGTAGCCGCATCTtcttgttttaaattatttgtaaTTTATTGTCCAAAATTTGGAGATCCTACGTGAAATTTCTAGCCACGTCACTAGCGGAATCTAAGTTTGGCGTTCGTCAAAGAAGCTatgtttttattaaattttgccACTACTTTAGCTACGTACATGGTTGGACTTTCGAtaaattcatttaatttttagatcgtgattttaatttttaaaaaaatataagtataTATTCAAACgttgatttgaaatcatgattttatatcGCATGTCCAAACATAAGTTTAATTAATTGTCTTCTGTTAAAGTGTGAGAGTAGTACTAAATATGGTTTATTAGTATGTTGGATTAGTAATGCTATAATTAGTTACgctaagattattttttatccACTCTTTGATTTGGCGTATCAAGAGTAGTTATATCTTTACCCTGCTTATCCATGTAATTATTAATATCATGATTTGCTATATATTAATTACACATCATattttaatacatgtattaattatacatagGCTCAAAATCTTATCAAATACTTCCCCTTGTTTACTTTTAATTGTCAAATTTGAACTTGATACAtccattaagaaaataataattaacctGACTATTTTATCACATTACccctattaattgatgtttagtaTTCCCTCTGTCCAACAATAGTTGTCCAGTATTGACTTGATACAGAGATTAAGAAGCAGTATATGATAGGGGTAACTTTATCAAATCATCCTTATTAAATAAAAGTCATCTAaacattgaaaaataaatattatttaataacgAGGGTAAAATAAACACATCATGATAAATTATTCATTGATTTTATAAACTGAACAAATATTGTTAGACATTCCAAAAAAATATAGTGAACAAGTCAATatggacggagggagtataaaatcttgaaaaatgattggggaataagtaattaatgctaagggaaaaacatgcaaaaataattgttttttccttgaaaatttattttaaattttgggagtagtgaataatCTAAAGTGAATAGAGAGAGTAAACAATTAAATAATATCatactaagagcccgtttggattggctttaagttggtcaaaaccaacttaaagcccctttttagcttttggacatgtttgcctaatgctgactttaagccataaagttcttaaagtcagtcaaaaatgaaaagtgaggattcctaactttttttttccaaagtgtttaaagtcattttctttgaccatggaaattacttttatatcccttatattttaactaaatttccaaactatctttttttattcttttaaccctaaaattcacatcataagaacttttatccaaacactcaactgcttatttataaaaataactttcagcattttaaagttctaaaagcacttcatacataaaagttactttttttaagctcatccaaacgggctctaagtaaGCATTTGGCCCCAAGTAATTTTggaaaaaacttttaaaaaaattggaaacAAATGTTTATccatataatttttcattacttagcaaatatatttggcaaaaaTCCCAAATTGTCAAGTTCTAGAACTTGAGaacttgaaaaaatttaaaaatttaaaaattatctcaaacttttatattttataaaaacatcaatcatttattaattctaaCTAAATATTTGTCTACCAACTTACCTCATTGCTTCGTCTTCTCGCCATCTAATCTAGAAATAAAAGTTTATCGGGAAGAGATTGTTcgtacaatgaagaaaaaatttataaaagaatagtttgttatGACCTCCTCtggaaaagaatagtttgagtgacaagattggaaaaaaaaaagaataatttgtttttaattcaattaatgTATCGCCCTTgtccatattgttattttgttattgttaattattatcaattatgttataagattttttttaacggaacatgttcattagaaatgataacacaaacttatgagtatttttaataatttttagaatttacagatacaaaataataatttttgaaatttcaccaaaactttaaaaaaattgtggtcAAAGTCATAATGAAACTTTACCCAATAATAatttgtcaaaaatattttaaaacttgaagCCAAACGATACTTAATACATGCATTATGCTTTTTTAATGCATCCAACCAAACCACCTCTATTTCTTTAACACAACGAAAAGAGTCCAACAACGAGGAAGCAAAATAGACGTCAAAAGACCAATAATAATTGTGATAGCATGGAAATCTTCCTCTAATTTGAGTATTAAAAAATCATATCACGCAATATGAATTGAATTTGAATTGGTTGGAACTTAAATATGAATACCAAATACTCCACaggatggaaaaaaaaaatacatgctGAAAGGCTGACATGCTGTACGGACATAATAACAATGGGAAATAAAGCAGGAATCATAGTGACAACGACTCAATTTTGAGATAAAGATAGCAAATGGCCTTTTCAGCTTTCAAATCACGGCACAAGCGCAGCAGTTCTCAACAAGATAGAGAGAAGCAagtttctttttgttttgtCTTTCTTTTAAGGTGGTGTTCGAAGTCTTCATTGAAATTCAAACTAAATTCAGACCACATTTTATAGGGTTAATTTGAAGATGACGCtcctaatataatttttttttatatttaaaatttgaatttaaaatctCTGATCAAGAGTAAAACAATATCACTACTATACTGTGGCAGAGAAAAGCAAGTTAGTGCTTCACTCTATTCCTAGCTAGTGCTTTGCTTGCCATATTCCACTCCAATGAGACATGAAGTACCACATGCCCTTTCACAAGAAACGCAAAGTATCCATTTGTGGGCTAACCATTTGGCAAGAGGGGATTGTTTCGATGATAAGTATTTCTTAGTTTTAATCCTAAAAGCTTGTGAGTTTGAGTTATTAAAGAAGCAAAAAAGATGAGAACTCCTAAAAAGGGATAAAAGATAGCCTAACAACTCTAACCATTTTTTTTATCCGAAAGTTTACCATTTATTTCCAAGTtactaaatttaatatttatgtagaTTTTTTATATCATCCATACTGCAGTATTTTGATTCGGTAAATACGAGTTAGGAAACTTACGAGTTTCTCCATAGCAAAGCAAATTTGCAGCAACCACGACTCGTGTCATCGATTATATATCGAAAATTTTCACGAAACGGATAAATCTCCTTTGTCCATAGCCAAAATATCCTTTAGGAATGCAGAGCGTTTCACTAACCCTAACCGTCAGCTAATGTGGAAAGACTATGTTTTTACTACACCCATAACACACAAAGATTAGGATTAAAGAGAAGGACGATAAACTAATGAGCTAATTAACACGCCTGGTAGGTAGACCCTACCTAATAGATATTTCCAACACCAAAACAATCCAACtagttgatattatttttagaaaaaatttactATGGAAAAAAGAAAATGCTTAAACAGAAATACCTAACTTCAGCCATTTAAATGCGTCTTTAGACACGTTTGGAATTTTTTTAGTGGATTAAAGATTACCCAAGGAGTGTGTTAAAGGCATTTCCGCGCTTAGAAAGAATAACTTTGAAGCGACGTATAGAATGATCAGCACCTTTCTTTCCCACCGGTTTCAGAGCCCTCTTTTTATCTAACTAAAAATATCGTATAAAGAAGAAACTTTTATGCCCAACAACTCCCATGCTTTCCGTTGGTCAATAACCAACTAAAatctctacacttcttactcgACAGGACTTAGATCTGGTCTTTGAAGGAATCAAAAAAAGGAGAGACTGGTAGAGCTCTTCTTTGTCAGCGGCATTCTCCCTTCTATCTATCAACAATTTCATCATGGAACTTTCTCCCCGAGCTGCGGAACTAACAAGTCTATTAGAAAGTCGAATTAGCAACTTTTACACGAATTTTCAAGTGGATGAGATCGGTCGAGTGGTCTCAGTTGGAGATGGGATTGCACGTGTTTATGGATTGAACGAGATTCAAGCTAGGGAAATGGTGGAATTTGCCAGCGGTGTGAAAGGAATAGCCTTGAATCTTGAGAATAAGAATGTAGGGATTGTTGTCTTTGGTAGTGATACTGCTATTAAGGAAGGAGATCTTGTCAAGCGCACTGAATTTATTGTGGATGTTCCTGCGGGAAAGGCTATGCTAGGACGTGTGGTCGACGCGTTGTAAGTTGGAGAAACAAAGTTGAAGTGTCTTTCAAAAATAATCTCTCTATCTCTTCTATTACAATCTCTCTGTATCCACAAAACATAAGTAAGGTTTACATATACTCTACCTCCCCAAACCAATACATGTAAAATTTCACTATGTTGATGTTATTGTTGGAGCCAAGTATGTGTTAAGCCTAAAAGAAATGAAAGGCACAAAACAAAGTTGCTTAGATAATGCACATCATTCCCATTCTCAACTAAGGCAAAAGAGCAAACCATCAGTGACCATGTGGCAATTATTAAGCATATCTCAAAGGGACAAACCCCGGAATTTGACATACCAATCTGCAATAGCTCCCGACGCCCAAGACAGAGCTTCTTAATAGAGAAGGTAGTTTAAAATTCCTCTACAAACAGCTATTATTCTTATAAATTGCCTTGGCAACAAAACAAATGTAACGCAATCTTGACAGCTCAGCTAGTTGGCTTTTTACACTTTCACTTTGTTGATGGAGTTCAATCCCATCACCTATTTTTCCTTCCCTTACCCTTCACTTTGTTGGTGGAGTTCAATCCCATCACCTATTTTTCCTTCCCTTACCCTTCACCTTGTTGGTGGAGTTCAATCCCATCACCTATTTTTCCATCCCTTACCCTTCATCTTGTTGGTGGAGTTCAATCCCATCACCTTACCCCCAATGTTTatttcaaaaacaaataaatctAACGTCCAACCAAAGACCTGTATCCTAAGTAGTGTGATTAAAAAATAAGCACAACAGATGATTTGCAAAAATgctaacttttttaaaaaaaagagtcaTACTTTATGAGGATATTCTTACAATTAGGAAACCTCAAGTCTCACTGCATCATTATACATGAACCTGGCTTCGCATTTGCCTTTCCATATACCTAATAGACCTCCCAATTTTGAACTAGAATTTGGTCCCATCTGCACTTCAAAGTTAAATATGTACAGGAACAACTGAAGCTGGTCAAAAATAGAGTATGAGAAATTTCCCGAGGCTTGTGATGATCTTCTCTACTTGCTAGCATTTCTCTAAAGATCTCATGCATTTGCTGATTGAGATGGCAACCTAGGATGGTTATGTTCTCCTTCGTAAGTGACAATAAGCATCGAAGGTTCTTCCAAGCATCTCTCAACGTGTTTCCTGGCAGGACAGCCTCTCATACTGCTACACTTATAGTATCCCCTGCACAAGCCAAGGAAAGCTTTAGCTAACTTTCTGCTTCTCCAAAATAAACCGGATTCTATGTTTTACTTCAATCATAGAAATTGCACAGCAGAAGGAGCTACCAGCTAGCAGAAAAAACCTAAAAGCAAAGGTAACAATCTTTATGAACAAATCAATTATTACAACATCCCTTTTCAGTTGGCATAGATGTTACCAAAGATGATTTAAGTTAAACATGCCACACATTCAAGTAAAACAAAGGGGGAACATGAGCTCGTTGGCGTGTGAAAGATAAGATCAGGATATCTATGTGACAGAAAACAGCAGCAAATACAGACATCATAAACAACAAGACGGGTAATACACTAAGAAGCAATCACAGCAAAACCTTTAGTAATTCTATTGAGTAATAATTCAGTTTGAATTTGCAGACCGTAATGTTAATCTAGATGCATCTTACAGGAAAAAGGCTAGAATAATACCTAGGGTGCGGAGAACCTTTGATCGGTTTCTGTCCATATTTTCTCCAAGAATACTCATCCGGAGGAATATCAGCTAGTTTGTTACTTATAGCAGGAACCTTGATTGACCTCTTAACCCTGTGCTTCCTGTTAAAAGATAATCCAGAAAGTCTTTAAGAACATGGAAAACATAAAAGTATCAAAGAGGAACTATATGTAATATGATGCCTAAATTAAATTACAAACCTCTTCTTCGAACAATGACATCTGCCACTGCTTCCACATTTCACACTTCCCTCCTCTCCTCTTCCGGAGCACCTTTTCTTGTGTTGAAATGAGCTCTGATCCGCAGAGCGAGAAGCTCCAATAAAATGGAAGGCATTACTATCCAAGTTAGCAACGCTTCCGTCAATACTCAATGAGGAGACAAACGACCTAGTGGATGACATGGTTGGAGTACATGTAGAGCTATCAAAATTTAGACTAATCCCACTATTGCTACGCCGATACATCATATCCGCCTGCTGCTTCATTTGTTGCTGCTGAAGTTGATACCGCctctgttgttgttgttgtagctgctgctgctgctgttggACAAAGTGATAGCTTGACAAAGGTGTTTGTTGGGCTAACTGAAGAGGATATTTACTATGTGAGCTTAACTCCAATGAAGGGTGAGTCCTGTTTACATTAGAACCAATTTCCAGCCATGTATTTTCAGGAGAGGTGATAGGCATTAACTGAAGGGGTTTTGGCTGATCATCAATTTTACAACTTGGGTTCTCTAACAGGAGATTATGAGGAAAAGGGGTCAGAATTTTCTTGGCCTTTCTTACTCTTGCATGACCCAAACTGGAATTTAAGAGAGAGACCACTTTCTTGAACTTGTGAACAGCCTCTTCAGTATCTCtcactaaatttccaaactgtTTCTGATCATGAGGTTGAGATAACATACTAATAACTCTATGACAACTCTCAACAGCAACCCTGTTAGCTTCCTCAATCTCCTCCATCCAACcaagtaaaagaaaaagatacAAGAAACAGAAAAGAGGAGCCCTAGTTcctaaaaatagaagaaattctAACCAAATAATGCTAACACAAGAAAAAACTAGACACCCCTGAAATAATTCAGAGATACAACACCAACCATGAAGAAAGGTAAAATCTTGACAGCATAACAGGTGGGAAAACAgataaaactagaaaaatcaacCAGAAAAACAGGACATACCCTGAAGGTGATTAATCAATCAGCAGCAAGCAGGCAGGCAGCAGGGCTATAACATTAagcaaagaaagaaaacaaaaatagacCTTTAGTTGGACTTATGGTGTCAAACCCTAGATTCTCCAATCTCCATAGGCCTGTAGTGATGGACAGAGAGGAGGAGTTTGGGAGGTGTGAAAGAGAAGACTTTGCTTAGCTAGAGAATTTTATATGtccaaaagaaaaatacaaaagctgcaatctttattttttcaatCCACTTTTGCATTTCATTGCTACAACTCCATATGAGAAAGAGATTAGATTAGAGAGAGAATCACTAGtgaagtagtagtagtattaatAAAAGTGAGTAATCAACATTTCTTCAACCCTCtgacaaagaaagaaagaggagaGGATTTTGATTTACTACTACTCCACTATGCGAGAGGAGTACTAAGCTGCCGTTTGACATAAGGAATTAACATAAAtagttttgaaataaaaaataatttagtaataaaattttgatattttatttaattgataaatttgaataatttatctcattatttatattatattaatagaATAAGTTATAGAAAATAGATgattgaataaattattttaaaataattaattttaaaataatttattttcaatcaAACGACCTCTAACAGTATGATTGTTTTGATTATTcagtaaattatatattttacttaattcaaataatatgattgttttgattattcagtaaattatatattttatttaattcaaataatatttttataaaaataaaattacatcgATTAAGGTATTGATATTTTCTTGTAACGCATGATGAATATAGTAATGTTTGTTTACTTTAAAGGGAAACTGGGGTCTAATTCACAGATTTCAAAGGTTGGGTCCCAAAATTGGACCTTGTTATTCTcacatctttttcttctttgaaGTTGGTTTTCTATGTGCTTTTTTTACTACTTCCAACGTGGCTGGCATCTTGTCCTTTTCCCTACAAACAGAATCTTATTGACTTATTGCATCCAATCTAATTTTAATAAAACAAAATGGGTAACACTTCTCTCGTGTTCCATCCCACCTCAAATTATAATCCTTCACtttccttccaaattcttttcttaattacttcttccatctttataaaagaaaacttaatttataatttaaaacaattcttaaatattatttgattgtaaattattttatttaagattaaaaaaaagtttaaaattcaattattttttatcatagtaaaataaaaaaaaattacatggaTTAAACAGAAAAAAGTgacacataaaataagacggaGGAAATAGTATTTATCTGAATCATTTGTTTGTCttaatctatttttagtatttttaaaaaatatatatttttattttaatattttatacatatttatcataaaattagaCAGAGAAAATAGTATTTATCTGAAGCATTTGTTTGTCttaatctatttttagtatttttttaaaaaaaatattttatacatatttatcgcaaaattaaatgatattttgaacaAATATTCCTATAGTTATATTTACCCTTACTCGTTAATAACTATATTTACCTCTCACACGCTAAAACTTTACTTTCAACTTTAAAAAGTCATGTGTCCTACTcttaggggtcatttggtagtTGGTTAGAGTTATGCATGATTGGTAATGTAGGAATTAGTTATGAGGaaatctatatatattattttacgaagatttttcttataaagagaTTATTTATcattcatgtattagttatttcaCATTCAACCATGCATAATACATTGATTCCCTTATGACTTATAAATTTATTAGGTATGTGGATTTCTAAATTGCAAACATTATaccatattaattttatacatgaataatttaCCTCCTAATCAATTATCaaatatgatattatttatacataatttaataGATCAGCTACCAGACGACCCcttattgaaataaaaaaaatctatttttttaggGTTCACTGTGAAAAAAAATGTCATGACACGTGGGGATGATATTTTCGTTCAACAAAAAAtgtgtttaaaaagaaataaaattattgagGTATTTTTGGATTAAATTATTGATGGCAGAGGCATTTTCGAATCAAACTAGCTATAAGTTGGGTATATTGTTGTTCAATTTTGCTTAATTCAAACgaacatttttaattttatttttgtacaaTTTATTTAGTTGTGGATGCTTAAAACTAGTTGTGACCACTGTTTTAAAAGGTGGGGCATGAGGCGGGGCATTTTACTTACCACGGGGGGACGCATAAGCCACGAGGCATGGGCGTAACTCTCATGGATCTTTAaagttttaatttataaaagaattaaataatgtaataatacaaaattatgaaaaatgcaacaattgtttaaaataataaaaaaacataattaagaAAACTCATAGAAAATAAAGCTTCTAACATGCTTTTACAAGTATAAATAATGTAATGATATAAAAGTTATTATGAGACGTAAATCAACTGTAATatcttaattttcaaataataaaagaatagttaTTTATCAAAGTATATTACTATTATACTAAGCAGTTTACCTTTCTAAaggaaaataattaataaaacctATTAGTATATCTACTCcatcatgaataaaaataaaattactttcaaatagaaaaataataaaatatgataaatctCAGTCATATGACAAAAACATGAAAACCAATGATAAGTGAAGATGTAAAATTTGGCtatgtatttttaaaagaaatgttAAGCAATACTCACCCTCACGGTGTTACCAAATAGTAGATATGCAATACTATGACTTATTTGATTAGTTACTCTCAATCTTCTTATTTCTATAGATGAAAAATTATCATCATCAATTCAATAAAAATTATGAGGGTCAACAACGTTAACTAAAAAAATTGACACATAATTTGTGTAAGATATGCTAGACGAGCCCCAAGCGTTGAGCATTGAGTGTATTTAGGGCGTAAAGTAGGATGTTTAGAGCATAAGTCTCACAAAACTAAGTCTCACACATGAGTCTCGTGACGTTTTATTAAAGCCCCGCCCCGGAGCAATATTgccttttaaaaaattgattgtgACACAACTATATGACGATGAAAATAACTGTAACCATCTGAAACGTCATTATTTAAAAAAGGGCTTCTTGCGAAAGCACTTGGAATGAAGGGATGAAAATTTCGTGAATTAAGCTTGATCTAAACTAGTGTTATCCCACCATAGACGAAAATTTCGTGAATTAAGCTTGATCTAAACTAGTGTTATCCCACCATAGAGAGAATATTTCTGCCACAGCAACGCCGCCATAGCAGGATTGTGGAGACAAAATCTTTTTAACACGAATTCTTTTATTCTCCTTCTTTCGTTCAGTGGTAAAATAGACGAGGACTCAAAATGTTGTTCTCAGCTTGGAAAGAAGGGAGAGAAGGGTTCTTAGCACAAGGGTTCAGGCCTACCTTCATCGTTGCGCCTCCCGAAAGTCAGAAATTATGCTAGAATTCCTCAGCGGTTGCTTGGTGCCCAGGTAGGCTAAGTTTTCTTAACTGAGTAGTTATAAATCTATTTCCATTACATGATATATCATTGATTGACAGGAGATTTTATATCTATGCCTTCGGACACGGAGTCAGGATGGCTGAATATATAGTTATTTTTACCTAAGGCAAGAGAGTTTTATGGGGGTGTGAATTCTCTGTGACTTGAAATAGGTGATTAGTTCTTGATTAATAACATGAATAACTTCTACTAAGATTGTTGGTAATTCCTGAGAACAAGTGCGTAGCTATGAGGGGCCCAGTACTAATCTATGGCTATGTGCAAATATAAAGATATGTATATACGTGTGTGTGTGTTTATGTAACTGCCTGTGTGAATTATTATGTAATGCATATTCAGGGAATAATTGTTGAATGTGTGTAACTTCATATTGATAACGTTATGCAATGAACTTGTCTAATTTACTTGTGGTCTTAAGTGTAGTTATTGCATTGTGAGTTGTGTTTGTGATGTGTGATTTCATGTATGTGGATCGGGTGTCTCGTCTACACATTTGAATCGGATATCACACCGGTACAATTGAAACGGATGCCACGCCAGCACATAATTAGATCGGCACCATGCTGGCATACTAACTATATTTGGGATCGGACACCATACTTGTATACTAACATTTTTTATGTGAATTCAATGAGAGGACTATATTGTGAATGATCGTGCTCATGTGTGTATAATAAAATGGAGGTAGGAATTGAAGGTCCGAGGGGCCTATATTCGTAATGAGGTAATATATCTTCTGTTTTACTATGTTGTGACTGTATGTTCGTATTTCTTATTATCAGGTAGGTGGTACGTGTGAGCGCAGCGAAAAATGTGGGCATTTTATTAGGTTTGGTTTGGTGGCTTAGAAACGGGTTATGTGATGGTCCTATGATTGCATGTGATAACAATGGTTAGACAGGGTTAGAAGTGGCATGTATTTTGGAAACTCCCTTATGCGATAGAAGAGCTAGGTTACGATCAGATAGGTGCTAGACTTGAAA
This DNA window, taken from Solanum dulcamara chromosome 3, daSolDulc1.2, whole genome shotgun sequence, encodes the following:
- the LOC129883641 gene encoding ATP synthase subunit alpha, mitochondrial-like — protein: MELSPRAAELTSLLESRISNFYTNFQVDEIGRVVSVGDGIARVYGLNEIQAREMVEFASGVKGIALNLENKNVGIVVFGSDTAIKEGDLVKRTEFIVDVPAGKAMLGRVVDAL
- the LOC129882769 gene encoding probable WRKY transcription factor 21, whose translation is MEEIEEANRVAVESCHRVISMLSQPHDQKQFGNLVRDTEEAVHKFKKVVSLLNSSLGHARVRKAKKILTPFPHNLLLENPSCKIDDQPKPLQLMPITSPENTWLEIGSNVNRTHPSLELSSHSKYPLQLAQQTPLSSYHFVQQQQQQLQQQQQRRYQLQQQQMKQQADMMYRRSNSGISLNFDSSTCTPTMSSTRSFVSSLSIDGSVANLDSNAFHFIGASRSADQSSFQHKKRCSGRGEEGSVKCGSSGRCHCSKKRKHRVKRSIKVPAISNKLADIPPDEYSWRKYGQKPIKGSPHPRGYYKCSSMRGCPARKHVERCLEEPSMLIVTYEGEHNHPRLPSQSANA